The following is a genomic window from Hymenobacter monticola.
GACGTCCTCAACACCGACCCGATGAGCTACTTCCCGGTCGATACGGCCACGCGCTACGCCGTGAGCGTGCGGCCGTTCATCCAGGGCTTACCGGGCATGATGCGGCCCGAGCGCCAGGGCCCGCTGGCCCGGCGCCGCCTCACGGCCATCAACCTCGATTATACTTCGCTGTTCCAAATCGCCTACGAAACCAGCTACTTCCGCATTCAGAACCAGCTGCCCGACAGCCTGCGGCAGTACGACGACCTCTCCAAAGTCTGCCTTGATTTCATTGTGCCGCCCGGACAGGAGGCCCGCCTCAAACTACTGATGCGCGAGGCCCTGCGCCAGTACCTGCCGGTGCAGGCCACCTGGGCGCCTGCCACCAAACCTGCCTACGTGCTGCGCCGCCTGAAAAACGCCCCGCCCCTGCCAGCTTCTACCAAGCCCGAGCAGCTCAGCTACGGCGGCGGCGAATTTGCCATGCAGGGCAGCGCCCTCGAAAGCCTGCGCGCCTACCTCGAAAACGAGCTGCAGCGGCCCGTGGTGGATGAAACCGGCCTGAGCGGCCATTACGACGTAGCCTTTGCTACAGAGGGCGAGGACATAAAAGGCTCGCTCGTGGCGGCGCTGGCCAAGCTGGGCCTTGAAGTGGTGGAAGCCCCCCGCCAGATTCAGATGCTGCGCCTCACGCCAGTTCCCTTCGCCAATTAGGGCGGCCCTCCCGATTACGGCAGTCGGTACCAAAGCGTACCTCCTTCGAGAAAGGCCACGACGCCCACGCCCTTGGCGTAGTACAGCCGCCGAATGGGCTTGGTCCGGGGCGTGGGCACAGCGGCATATGGGCTGTTCGATACCTGAATAACCGGGCCGTAGCTTACACCGCCCACCCGCAAGCTGGGCAAAACCCGAGCCGTGGTATCAGGCAGTGCTTTGCCGGCAATGGCTTCCTGCACGGGCAGGTTGTTGTAAAACCCAAAATCCCAATAAAGCTGAGTCCGAACGACTACCGGCCCGGCGCCATGGTTGTCGTCAAGGCTCATCTCTAGCAAAGTACCTCCCTGGGTCATGGGAATGGAATCGGGCCGGCCCGGCGTGCTGCTCGAAGAGCGCACGTAACGCACAGTATCGGTGCGCAGGACGTCCACCCTAATTTGTTGTAGCCTCGACGGCGTTGGGCCTGCCAACACGGGAATGCCTCCGCAGTTGCAGAGCTCAACGATGCGGTCGTCGACCTCCGTAATGGAGAACGTGCGCACCTTGCTGCTACGCGCCTGCCCAAACCGGAGCACGTCGCCCACATGATAGGGCTGCCACGCCATTTGTTCAGCAGACAGGCGGTACTCGGGCGTTTCTTTTTTGCCGCAGCCCGCCAAGGCTAACAGCAGTAAGGCAGCGGCGGTAGAACGCATGGGATAATGAATTAATGGAAAGGCACATTAGCAAGGTAAGCACGTTGCAGCAATGCGTTAGCCAACATTCATCGCCCGCGCTTACCGCGCTGCCTCAATGGCCAGCTGCAGCAAGGAGCTGCGCACGCTCAAGTCGCCCAGCTTGTTATTGCGCCGCGTGGGGTGCACCCGGTTGGTGAGCAGAATGACCACCAAATCCTTTTCCGGCTCTACCCAGAAGTAGGTGCCCGTAAAGCCCGTGTGCCCGTAGCTGCGTTGCGAGGCCGATTTGGCCGAGTTCACTGTGGGGTTGGCCGCGGGGCGGTCGAAGGCCAGGGCGCGGCGGTTGTCGGGGCAGAACTGGCAGCGCGTCCACTCGTCCATAATGGTTTTGTCGAAGAGCTGCTGGCCGCCGTAGCGTCCGCCCCAGGCATAGGTCTGGGCCAGCTTGGCCACATCGTTGGCATCGCCAAACAGGCCGGCGTGGCCCGAGAGGCCGCCCAGCAGGGCCGCGCCCTCGTCGTGTACGGTGCCGTGCAGCAGCTGCCGCCGGAAGGCCGAATCGACTTCGGTGGGCACGATGCGCTTGCGTGGAAAGCGGTTGGTGGGCCGAAAGCCCAGCGTGGTGGCGCCCAGTGGCCGGTACACCTGCTGCTGCAAGTAGCTGTCAAACGTTTGCCCCGTCCTAGCCTTCACCAGCTCGGGGTAGAGAATAAACGACAAGTCGGAATACACGTAGCCCGGTTTGTCATTCAGCGGCGACTCGCCAATCTCCTTATAGATGCGGGCCGGCAAGTCCTTGCGCGCCCACAGCCCGGCCGCCACCGGTAGCGGAAACCGCGCCGACGAGTCGGCCCGGAAATAGCGGCGGCGCAGCTCGCCGTTTTTCTTGCGCAGCTCCTGCCAAAACGGAATCCAGGCTTTAAGCCGGGCCTGGTGGGCCAGCACGTCGCGCATCTTCAAATCGGCCTTGTTGGTGCCGCGCAGGAAGCCAAAATAATTGCCCATCGCGCTGTCGGGGCTGAATTTGCCCTGGCCCTGCAGCTTCAGCAGCGCCGGCGTGGCGGCCATCAGCTTTGTCATCGAAGCCAGGTCGTAGAGGTCGTCATTTTTCACCGGCCGCGGCACGGAAGGAGAAGTGAGAAGCGGGGAGCGGGGAGCATCTTTTTCCTTCGATTTCCCGCTTCGCGCTTCCCGCTCCCCGCTTTCAAAGCCTGCATACGTCTGGTTGCCGTAGCTTTTGCGCAGCACCACCGTGCCGCGCCGGGCAATGAGCACCTGCCCGCCCGGGAACGCCTGCGCCGCCAGCGCCCGGCCCACCAGGCTGTCCACCCGGGCTTCGAGGCGCGGGTCCATGCCCACGTCTTCGGGGTTGGCGTAGCGCAGGCGGAAACCCGAGGCCGTGCGCAGCCCGAAGCCGCGCGGGTACCGGTCGCTCACCGTCACGGGCAGGCGGCCGCTGGCCCCGATGCCGCCAAAAATGGCCTGGGCGGCCAGATTCTGCGCATTCGGGCTTTCCTGATAGGCCAGCACCACGGCAGCGGCCCGGTCGAGGTCGCGCACTTTGGCCACGGCGTAGGCCGAGCCGAACACACTGAGCACCAGTGTTTGCCTCTGGTTTACCAATTCGCGCAGCAGCAGGTTGGTTTCGGGCGTAATGCCGAAGCTGGTGGCAGGCAGGCGGCCCAGGTTCTGGAGCGAGACCAGTATCAGGTTGTAGGGCTTGAGCGCCGTGCGCAGCTGGGCCAGCTCGTCGAGCGTGGGGGTGGCCGCGGCACGGAAGTGGGCCGTGGGCGCGTAGTCGGCCACGGCCCGCTGGAAGTCGGTGGTGTCGGGACTGGTGCTACCCAGCACCAGCGTGGCCACGCGCAGGGTGTCGAGGCGCTGCAGCGGCAGCAGGCTTTTTTGGTTGCGCAGCAGCGTGATGCTCAGCTCGGTGAGGCGGTGGCTGAGGTACTGGGCGTGTGGCGCGTTGAGGTCTTCGTACAGGTTTTGGAGCTTGATGGGGCGGTAGCGGTTCAGGCCGGCCCACTGCTTGAGGGCCAGCACGCGGCGGCAGTGCACGTCGATTTCCTGCTGGGTGAGGCGGCCGCTGTCCACGGCTGCGCGCACCATGCGCAGGGCCAGCGGAATATTCTTGCTGAACTCCAAAATGTCGTTGCCGGCGATGAGGGCGCGCACATCGGCCTCGCCGGGCGCAAACATCGACGTGACGCCCTTCATGTTCATGGCATCGGTAAAAATCAGGCCCTTAAAGCCCATTTCCTGGCGCAGCAGCCCTTCGATGATGGGCCTGGAGAGCGTGCTGGGCCCGGGCACGGTGTCGAGGGCGGGCACGTTGAGGTGGGCCACCATCATGCCGCCCAGGCCACCCGCCACCAGGCTGCGAAAGGGCGGCAGCTCAAGCGAATCGAGCCGGCGGCGGTCGACGCGAACGGTGGGCAGGGCCAGGTGCGAGTCGGCGTCCACGTCGCCGTGGCCGGGGAAGTGCTTGGCCACGGCCAGCACGCCGGCGTCCTGCATGCCGCGCATGTACTGGCGGCCGTCGCGGGCCACGGCCGCCGGGTTTTCGCCCCAGCTCCGGAAGCCAATGACCGGGTTGGCGGGGTTGTTATTCACGTCGACCACCGGCGCGAAGTTGACGTGCATGCCGAGCCGCTTGAACTGGTAGGCCACCTCGCGGCCCATGTCGTAGAGCAGCGTGGTGTCGGTTTCGCCGCCCAGGCTCATTTGGTAGGGAAATTTCACCATGCTGTCGAGGCGCATGCCCACGCCCCATTCACCGTCCATTGCCACCAGCAGCGGCACTTTGGCCTGGCTCTGGTAGCGGTTCAGCAGCTTGGCCTGCCGCACCGGCCCGCCCTGAAAGAAAATGAGCCCGCCGATGCCATACCGCTGGATGAGCGTAGAAATCGAGTCTTCGTCGATGCGCTTGCGGTTGGAATACGCGGCCACCATAAACAGCTGCGCGGCCCGTTGGTCGGGCGTGAGCGTGCGCATCACGCTGTCGACCCAAGGCGAGTGCAGGTAGCGGTTGAAAGCGGGGGCTTTGGCAGTAGAACGGGGCTCGGCGGCAGCCCTGCGCATGGTGGCGCGGTTGACCGCAGTTTTTTTGGCGGAAGCCGATGGCTGGCGGTTGTGGGCTTTGGGCTTAGCCGGAGATTGTTGACCACTAGAAATGGAGCCAGGCCGATGCTGCGCACCTGCCCATAGCGACAGTGCCAACAGGCTGCAAAATAGCAGCAGATTCTTGAGATGCGACAAAAGTTGGAATGGGATGTTTACACGAAAGTAGCTCTCGTAGCCGGCATCCGCTCATCCCCCCCAGGAATTGAAGCCTCCGACAAATAAACACATTGATTTACTGATGTTTGCAGTGCACAACCAAGCCAAATTATCCATTCCAGAAGCTACCCTAACGCATAAAGCAATGTATGAACATTATTTGATTGCCGAAAATAATACAAACGCATATTATTATTAATCAATTATTTGCAAGTAATATTGAGCCGCTATTTCAAATATGGACAGGTATAATTGTTCAGATGAATAAGCTAGACTTATGTACCTTGCAATTGTTTTGCAAAGTTTTTATTGAATTTTTTTTAATTCTAGGTAAACTTCTTAGCTTCAAATTTTTTGACTCTTCCAGAGTCTTTTTTTGCAGAATTTCCCGCAATACCCCCTTTTTACGCATGAATACTCACTTACTTTCTTTCGCTCTGCGCCCTGGCTTCCAGGAAGCTATTCTATTTAGCACGACCGCCTTGCTACTTAGCTCATCTGTCGCAGTTGCCCAAACATCATCCAAAACCCAAGGCTTCAACGCTGCATACACCGCCCCCGCTACAGGGAGCGTGCTGGGCTTTTCTACGGATGCCAACGGTGCTTATTTTAATAACTCGACAACTGCTGCTTCCGCCGGTAGTTTCGGAACCTATGGCGTTATTAACGGTAGTAACGGTCTTACAGGCACCGCGACAACAGTAAATTTCGACCCCCAAATTTTCCAAAAAAGCTCTGCTGGCAACCTGTTTTCTTTCGAAGTAGGAAGCCTTGGAAATGCTTCGTTAAATCCGGCGTACAGTGACGGGTTTACGGGGGGCAGTACCTTTGTGGTGAACTTTACGTTGACAAATGCCATCACTGGGGCGATATCAACTGCTACTATCACCATCAATTCAACAAATGGTGCAAACAGTGGACCGTTGTTTCTGGCCGGCAATAGCACTACCTCCCCAATAATCGCGGCCGTTACGGGAGTCAGCGGCCAAAATACGGCTGTCGCAACGTCTACGATATCAAGGGTTGATATTACGCTTCCCAATTTTGCTGACAGAACCACCGTAGCTGCTTCCATCACTATTAATACGTCCAGAAGAAATATTCTTGTTTTGGACAACGTCACCATTTCTTCCAGCTTGCCCCTGCCCGTCGAACTCTCCCGCTTTGGAGCCACGGCCAAAGGCAAAGCCGTGAACCTGAACTGGGCCACCGCCAGTGAGAAAAACAATGACCGTTTCGACGTGCAGCGCAGCGCCACAGGCGAAGCTTTTGAAACTATTGGCAGTGTGAAGGGCAACGGCAACAGCACGGTAGCCCACGAATACTCCTTTGTGGACAAACAGCCCCTCACCGGTCTGGCCTACTACCGCCTGAAGCAAGTGGATAACGACGGCACCATTGCCTACTCGCCTGTGGCCGTCGCGAAAGGCCCGCGCACCGAAGCAATGGCCTTCCCCAATCCGAGCGAAGGGCAAATCACGTTGGCCGCCGACCTAGGCCCGGTTACCTACCGCGTGTACAACAATCTGGGGCAGAGCATTCTGCACGGCCAGGCTACCGGTGGCGAGCGCCTGAATGTATCCGGCCTACCCAAAGGCCCCTTCTTCTTGGAGCTGACCAGCTCTAACGGCCGCACTATCCAGCGCCTGATGCACGAATAGCGCCCGCCGGACTCCTCCTGTTTGTAATAGCCCTGCTTTCTTCGGTGAAAGCAGGGCTATTTTTTGCATTCTCACGTACTTCCGGTATTAACCGGAAGTTCTCACTTTTCGCTCTGCCTTATGCACCTATCTTATTTCCGACCCTATATCTGGATGCAACTGGCAGTGGCCTGCGGTGGCCTGCTGATAAGTGCCTGCAGCAGCAACGCACCCCTGGAACAGTCGAGCGGCGGCTCAACCCGGGCCACCACCGTGCAGCTCGACACCACGGCCACGCTGCCCACCGAGACCTGCCGCCTGCTCACGCCCCGCGAGGTGGGCGACCTCACCGGGCAGCCCGTGCAGCAGCAGGCCGGCGGCGAGGCCTGTCGTTTTGTGCAGGCCGACCAGCCCAACAGCCCCGATGCCGTGGTGGTGGTTTCGTACCGGCCGGCCTCGGCCTTCGGCATCGTGCAAACCGGCAACCGCCTGAAGCGGCGCAACATATTGGCTGTGAGTGGACTGGGGCACGAGGCGTATTACGATGACTCGCATGGCGACTTGTACGTGGGCCTGCCCGACCGCACGCTGGTTATCGGCCTGCCGCGGGCCGACCGCGGCTACTCGCGCTGGCAGGTAGCCAAGGCGCTGGGCCGGCTGGCCATGGCGCGCCTGGCGGCGCCGTCTGCGCCGGTGCCAGTCCAGTAGCGCGGGGCGTACGGGGCTAGGGAGCGGTTTCGTAGCTTGCGGCACATTCCCGTTCCTTAACCAATGAAGAAAATTGCCCTCGCCGGCCTGGTGGCCGTGGCGCTCACTACGGCCTGCAACCAAACCAAAACCTCGGAAAACGCCACTGCCGCCAACGGTACGACAGCCGCCGATTCCACCAAAGGCATAAACGGCCTGTTTGCCAGCTTCTGGGAGCGGCAGTCGCGGCTCGACCCGCTCTCGGCCACGGCGCAGGGCGACAACCGCTACAACCACCTGCTGCCCAACGACCAGACGCAGGCCTTTCGCGATACACTCAGCACGTTTTACCAAGACTACCTGACCCGGCTGGGCAAGTTCGACCGCGCCAAGCTGGACGAGAACGATAAAATCAGCTACGACATCTTTCAGTACGACCTGAAGCAGCGGGTGGCGGGGCTGAAGCTGAACACCTGGATGATTCCGTTTCAGCAATTCTGGGGGCTGCCCATCAGCATGGGGCAGTACGGCTCGGGGCAGGGCAACCAGCCATTTAAGACCGTGCAGGACTACGATAACTGGCTGGGCCGCGTGCAGGGCTTCACGGTGTGGGCCGACTCGGCCATCGGCAACTTCCGGCGCGGCATGAAGGCCGGGGTGGTGCTGCCGAAGGCCTTGGTGGTGAAGATGCTGCCGCAGATGCGCGCCGCCGACATGCAGGTGACGGACCCGACCAAGTCGCTGTTCTACGGGCCGATAAATACTTTCCCGAAGGACTTTTCCGACGCCGACAAGCAGCGCCTGACCGAGGCGTATAAGAAGGCGATTCTGACCCAGGTGGTGCCCACTTACAAGAAGATGGGCGACTTTCTGGCCAATGAATACCTGCCCAAGTCGCGCGCCACCAGCGGCATCAACGCCGTGCCGGGCGGGCCGGAAATCTACCGCTACTACGTGGGCTACTGGACCACCACGGAGAAAACACCGGCCGAAATCCACGCCCTGGGCCTGCGCGAGGTGGCCCGCCTGCGCGCCGAGATGGAGCGCATGAAAACCGAGCTGGGCTTCAAGGGTACGCTGCGCCAGTTCTTTGAGAGCCTGAAAACCAACCCCAAGGCCATGCCCTTCAAGACGGCCGAGGAAGTGCTGGCCGGTTTTCGGAAGATTCAGGCCACCATCGACCCGAACCTGAAAAAGATGTTCGGCCGCACGCCCAAAACGCCGTTTGAGATTCGGCGCACCGAGGCGTTCCGCGAAGCCTCGGCTTCCGCCGAGTACAACCAGGGCTCGCCGGACGGCACGCGGCCGGGCATTTTCTACGTGCCGCTGCCCAAGCCCGCCGAGTACAACGTGACGCAGGGCATGGAGTCGCTGTTTCTGCACGAGGCCATTCCGGGCCACCACTACCAGATTTCCCTGCAGCAGGAAAACACCAGCCTGCCTAAGTTCCGCCAGTTTGCCGGCTACGGCGCCATGACCGAAGGCTGGGCCCTCTACTGCGAAAGCCTGGGCAAGGAGCTGGGCCTCTACAAAGACCCCTACCAGTACATTGGCGCGCTGAGCGACGAGATGCTGCGCGCCGTGCGCCTGGTAGTGGACACCGGCCTGCACACCGGCCAGATGACCCGCGAGCAAGCCATTGACTACATGCTCGATAACACGCCCGACAACCGCGAAAACGACACGGCTGCCATCGAGCGCTACATGGCCATTCCGGGCCAGGCGCTGGCCTACAAAATCGGCCAATTGAAAATCCAGGAACTGCGCGCGCGCTACGAAAAGCAGCTGGGCAGCAAGTTCTCCCTCAGCAACTTCCACGACGAGCTGCTGAAGGACGGCGTGATGCCGCTGAGCGTGCTCGAAACCAAGATGAACGCCTGGGCGGCGAAGCAGAAGTGAGAAGTGAGAAGTGAGAAGTGAGAAGTGAGAAGTGAGAAAAGGAACGTCACGCAGAGCGCAGCGAAGCATGTTTGCCTCAATACTAATTAGTTACTTGCGCGGTATAGATGCTTCGCTTGCGCTCTGCATGACGTTCTAGATTCAACATCTAAATAGAACCCTAACCCCACGCTGGAACCAATCAGCGTGGGGTTTGTGCTATATAGAAGTGGTATCAACACGGCCCTGCGGGGCGAACGGGCGTAGATTGCGGGCTTATTCAGGTTTTGATGCGGAAGTTGGTTTTCGTTTTGCTGGTAGCGCTGGGGCTGTTTGCCCGGCCGGCCCTGGCCCAGGCGCCCCCGGCGAGCCGGGCCAGCGCGGCGTCGGTGCTGTTGGCCAACCTGTTCAATGCCTATTGGGAAGACCGCGCCCGGCTGTTTCCGCTGGCGGCCATGGCCCAGGGCGACAACCGCTACAACGACCGCCTGCCCAACGACCAGACGCACGCCTTCCGGCAGCAGCAGCAGCGCCTTTGCCGCCGCTACCTCAACGACCTGCTCAACATTGACCGGGCCCGCCTCCCGGCCGAAGACAAGCTCAGCTACGACATTTTCCAGTACGAAATGCGCACCCGCCTCGACGGGCTGAGGCTGAACACCTGGATGATGCCCATGGACCCGTTTTTCAGCGTGCCCAACGCCCTGGCGATGCTGGGCACGGGCACCGGGGCCCAACCCTTCCGCACCGTGCGCGACTACGACAACTGGCTGGCGCGGGTGGACCGGTTTCCGGTGTGGGCCGACTCGGCCGTGGCCAACTTCCGGTTGGGCATGAAGGCGGCCGTGGTGTTGCCGCGCGCGGTGGTGCAGCGCATGGTGCCCCAGTTGCAGGCCCAGGTAACCTCCGATGTGATTCGTAGCCCTTTCTACGGACCGGCGCTGCATTTCCCGCCCGGCTTTTCCGATGCCGACAAGGTGCGGCTGGCGGCCGCCTACCAGCAGGCCATTGCCACCGACCTGGTACCGACCTACCGCCGGCTGGCCGATTTTCTGCTGAACGAATACCTGCCCCAGACCCGCAGCAGCACCGGCCTGAGCGACGTGCCCGGCGGCGCCGAGATGTACCGCTACAACGTGCGCCTGATGACCACCACCGACCGCACGCCCGACGCCATCTACCAAACCGGGCTGGCCGAGGTGAAGCGCATCCGGGCCGAGATGGAGGCCATCCGGCGGCGCGTGGGCTACCGGGGCACCCTAGCGGGCTTTTTTAATTACCTGAGCACCAACGCCAAATTCACGCCATACCAAACGCCCGAGCAAGTGCTCAATGCCTTTCGTGGCATTCAGGCCCGCGTGGCCCCCAACCTGACCAAGCTGTTTGGGCAGGTGCCTAGGTCGCCGTTTGAAATTCGGGAAACCGAAAAGTTTCGCGAAGCCGCGGCCACGGCCGAGTACAACCGCGGGTCCCCGGACGGCTCGCGGCCGGGCATTTTCTACGTGTCCATCCCCGACGCCACCCGGTTTGCCACCACCTCGGGCATGGAGTCGCTGTTTCTGCACGAGGCCATTCCGGGCCACCACTACCAGATTTCCCTGCAGCAGGAAAACGCCGCCCTGCCCAAGTTCCGCCGCTTTGCTGTGTACCCCGCGTTCAGCGAGGGCTGGGGCTTGTACTGCGAATCGTTGGGCCGCGAGTTGGGCCTCTACGCCGACCCCTACCAGCGCATGGGCGCGCTGGGCGATGAGATGCACCGCGCCCTGCGCCTGGTGGTGGACGTGGGCCTGCACGCCAAAGGCATGACGCCCGAGCAGGCCGTGGCCTACCTCATCGCCAACGAGCCCATCAGCGAGCCGGATGCCACCGCCGAGGTGGAGCGCTACCTGGCCCTGCCCGGCCAGGCCCTGGCTTACAAGACAGGCCAGCTCAAACTGCGCGAGCTGCGCGCCCGCTACGAACAACAGTTGGGCACCAAATTCAACCTGCGCGCCTTCCACGATGAGATTCTGTCAGGCGGCGCCATGCCCCTGGCCATCCTGGAGCGCCGCATGGACGCCTGGGCCGTGCGCCAACGGTAGGCGGGCTGGCGGCCTTGCAGTGGAATAGAACGAGATATAGCTGGAATTGAATTGCCAGGATTACATTGCCAGCCAATTCTTCTTTTAAGCTAAATTTTGTTTTGAATGACTTCATTCTTTATTCCTCTTGGCCGCCTTACCGCCGTACTCGGCTTGGTATTGGCCATCACCCTCAACCCACCCACGACCTGTGCCCAAGTAGCCTTGCCCGTCACTACCCCGCTCGACGTAGCGGCCGTGGATGCTGTGGTGGCCCGTGCGCTCAAAGACTTGAATGTGCCCGGCATCGCCGTGGCCGTGGTAAAGGACGGGCAGGTGGTGCTGGCCAAGGGCTACGGCGTCAGCTCGCTGGCCACCAAAGCGCCGATGAATGCCAACACCCTATTCGGCATCGCGTCCAACAGCAAGGCGTTCACGGCCGCTGCCCTGGGCCTGCTGGTGGACGAGGGCAAGCTGCGCTGGGACGACAAGGTGACCGACTACATCCCCGAGTTCCGGATGTATGACCCCTACGTGACGGCCGAGTTCACGGTGCGCGACCTGCTGTGCCACCGCAGCGGCTTGGGCCTGGGCGCCGGCGACCTGATGATGTTCCCCGATTCCAGCGACTTTACGGTGAAGGACGTGATTCATAATCTGCGCTATTTCAAGCCGGTGTCGTCGTTTCGGAGCAAGTTCGACTACGACAACAACCTTTATGTGGTGGCGGGCGAAGTGGTGAAGCGCATATCCGGACAGTCCTGGGCCGAGTTTGTGGAGGCCCGCCTGCTGAAGCCGCTGGGCATGAAGCGCAGCGCGGCAGGTTTTGCCCGCTTGGCCAACCCCACGAACGTGAGCGAAGGCTACGCGCGGGTAAACAACCAGACGGAGGTGGTGGCCCGCTACGTGAACCCGCTGACTGGTCCCGCCGGGGGCATCTACTCCAGCGTAACCGACCTGAGCCAATGGGCCCTGATGCTGCTTGGTGGGTCCGGGGCCCCGGCCCCGCTGCTGAAACCCGCCACCCAACGCGAGCTCTGGACGCCGCAAACCGTTGCGCCGCCTACCTACTTTACAACGGGCTACAATACCCACTTTTCGGCTTACGGCTTGGGGTGGTTTTTGCAGGACGCATGCGGCTATAAAGTAGTGTTGCACAATGGTTTTGTGCCGGGCCAGGTAACAATGGTGACGCTGCTGCCTGAGTTGCGCCTGGGAATCATCGTACTCACCAACCAAGAGTCGGGGGCCTATGCAGCCATTACCAGAACCATCGAAGACCATTACCTAGGCGTAAAGAACGTCGACCGCGTGCAGGAAATACTGGACCGCCTGAAGAATCGCGCCACCGGTGCTGACCAAATCACTGCAGACGCTTATAAGCAAGTAGCCCTGGCCCAGAAAGCCGCGCCGAAAAAAGCCGACTACAGCGCCTACGTGGGCCGCTACCACGATGCCTGGCTGGGCGACGTGAACGTGTACCAGCAAGGCCCGCAGTTGTGGCTGCGCGCGGTGCGGGCGCCGCGCCTGGTGGGCCAGGTGCTGCCCTACCGTGGCAGTACTCACGTGGTGCGCTGGAAGTCGCGCACCTTTAACGCCGACGCCTTCGCCACCTTCACCCTCGACGACCAGGGCCGCGCCTCTGGCCTGAAGATGAAGCCTATTTCGCCCGCCACCGATTTCAGCTACGACTTTCAGGACCTCGATTTTAAGCGCGTGGCGGAGCCCACGGCGGGCGCCGGCCAATAAACGGCTTTATCTTCAACGGCAATTCCCGCTTCTGATTTCAATTCCCACGATGTTGCGTTCTTCTTTTTCCCGGCGGCCGGTTGGCTTTTTGGC
Proteins encoded in this region:
- a CDS encoding DUF885 domain-containing protein, which gives rise to MRKLVFVLLVALGLFARPALAQAPPASRASAASVLLANLFNAYWEDRARLFPLAAMAQGDNRYNDRLPNDQTHAFRQQQQRLCRRYLNDLLNIDRARLPAEDKLSYDIFQYEMRTRLDGLRLNTWMMPMDPFFSVPNALAMLGTGTGAQPFRTVRDYDNWLARVDRFPVWADSAVANFRLGMKAAVVLPRAVVQRMVPQLQAQVTSDVIRSPFYGPALHFPPGFSDADKVRLAAAYQQAIATDLVPTYRRLADFLLNEYLPQTRSSTGLSDVPGGAEMYRYNVRLMTTTDRTPDAIYQTGLAEVKRIRAEMEAIRRRVGYRGTLAGFFNYLSTNAKFTPYQTPEQVLNAFRGIQARVAPNLTKLFGQVPRSPFEIRETEKFREAAATAEYNRGSPDGSRPGIFYVSIPDATRFATTSGMESLFLHEAIPGHHYQISLQQENAALPKFRRFAVYPAFSEGWGLYCESLGRELGLYADPYQRMGALGDEMHRALRLVVDVGLHAKGMTPEQAVAYLIANEPISEPDATAEVERYLALPGQALAYKTGQLKLRELRARYEQQLGTKFNLRAFHDEILSGGAMPLAILERRMDAWAVRQR
- a CDS encoding serine hydrolase, with the translated sequence MTSFFIPLGRLTAVLGLVLAITLNPPTTCAQVALPVTTPLDVAAVDAVVARALKDLNVPGIAVAVVKDGQVVLAKGYGVSSLATKAPMNANTLFGIASNSKAFTAAALGLLVDEGKLRWDDKVTDYIPEFRMYDPYVTAEFTVRDLLCHRSGLGLGAGDLMMFPDSSDFTVKDVIHNLRYFKPVSSFRSKFDYDNNLYVVAGEVVKRISGQSWAEFVEARLLKPLGMKRSAAGFARLANPTNVSEGYARVNNQTEVVARYVNPLTGPAGGIYSSVTDLSQWALMLLGGSGAPAPLLKPATQRELWTPQTVAPPTYFTTGYNTHFSAYGLGWFLQDACGYKVVLHNGFVPGQVTMVTLLPELRLGIIVLTNQESGAYAAITRTIEDHYLGVKNVDRVQEILDRLKNRATGADQITADAYKQVALAQKAAPKKADYSAYVGRYHDAWLGDVNVYQQGPQLWLRAVRAPRLVGQVLPYRGSTHVVRWKSRTFNADAFATFTLDDQGRASGLKMKPISPATDFSYDFQDLDFKRVAEPTAGAGQ